The proteins below come from a single Parageobacillus thermoglucosidasius genomic window:
- the fabG gene encoding 3-oxoacyl-ACP reductase FabG, which produces MSGRFAGRVAFVTGGSRGIGKAIVERFAEEGAKVAFIDLNEEALHATANELKAKGYEVYAKVASVTDREQVETAVKEIVNQFGSLDILVNNAGVIRDNLLFKMTDDDWENVMDVHLKGAFYCARAAQKYMVEQRYGRIINISSTSALGNRGQANYAAAKAGIQGFTKTLAIELGKFGITTNAVAPGFIETDMTKATAERLGISFEELIQANVATIPVGRSGKPEDIAQAVAFFADEKSSFINGQVLYVAGGPKN; this is translated from the coding sequence ATGAGTGGGAGATTTGCAGGAAGAGTGGCGTTCGTTACTGGCGGAAGCCGCGGAATTGGAAAAGCGATTGTTGAACGTTTTGCTGAAGAAGGAGCGAAAGTGGCGTTCATCGACTTAAATGAAGAAGCGTTGCACGCAACGGCAAATGAATTAAAAGCAAAAGGCTATGAAGTATATGCAAAAGTCGCGAGCGTCACTGACCGTGAACAAGTCGAAACCGCGGTAAAAGAAATTGTCAACCAATTTGGGTCGCTCGATATTCTTGTCAATAACGCCGGCGTCATTCGCGACAACTTGCTTTTTAAAATGACGGATGATGATTGGGAAAACGTGATGGATGTCCATTTAAAAGGAGCGTTTTATTGCGCCCGCGCCGCTCAAAAATATATGGTGGAACAGCGGTACGGACGCATTATTAACATTTCTTCAACATCTGCCCTTGGCAACCGCGGTCAGGCGAACTATGCCGCGGCGAAAGCCGGAATCCAAGGGTTTACAAAAACGCTGGCGATTGAATTAGGAAAATTCGGCATCACAACGAACGCGGTGGCGCCAGGATTTATCGAAACAGATATGACAAAAGCGACGGCGGAAAGATTAGGCATTTCATTTGAAGAATTGATTCAGGCAAATGTGGCGACAATCCCGGTCGGAAGAAGCGGAAAACCGGAAGATATTGCCCAGGCGGTCGCTTTCTTCGCCGATGAGAAGTCTTCGTTTATTAACGGCCAGGTGCTGTACGTGGCCGGCGGCCCAAAAAATTAA
- a CDS encoding NAD-dependent protein deacylase gives MDKIKEFAQWVMDAKKITVLTGAGMSTESGIPDFRSENGIYAQEENVEYYISEYYFKNHPVDFWHKFKRIFSLKLMGNFSPNQGHLFLKWLEDIGKKVVILTQNIDGLHEKAGSTNVVELHGTLQTATCPKCQAKYDLAFVNSHDVPRCVRTLKNGKVCNEILKPDVVLFGGMVQRFEEALQAADGSDLLIAMGTSLEVAPVNFIPSYVAAEVPHIRKVLVNKTPTKMNDVFDIVLHAGIGETVAKVQQYIADAR, from the coding sequence ATGGATAAAATAAAAGAATTTGCGCAATGGGTTATGGACGCAAAGAAAATTACTGTATTGACTGGAGCGGGAATGAGCACTGAATCGGGAATTCCGGATTTTCGCAGTGAAAACGGGATTTATGCGCAAGAGGAAAATGTCGAATATTATATTTCTGAATATTATTTTAAAAACCATCCTGTTGATTTTTGGCATAAATTTAAGCGGATTTTTTCATTGAAATTAATGGGAAATTTTTCGCCAAATCAAGGCCATCTCTTTTTGAAGTGGCTAGAAGATATAGGGAAAAAAGTGGTTATTTTGACGCAAAATATTGACGGGTTGCACGAGAAAGCGGGAAGCACCAATGTTGTTGAGTTACATGGTACGTTGCAGACGGCGACATGCCCGAAATGTCAAGCAAAATATGATTTGGCGTTTGTCAATAGCCATGATGTGCCGCGGTGTGTGCGGACATTGAAGAATGGGAAAGTATGCAACGAAATTTTAAAACCGGATGTTGTCTTGTTTGGGGGAATGGTTCAACGATTTGAAGAGGCGCTGCAAGCTGCGGATGGCAGCGATTTGTTAATCGCGATGGGAACGAGCCTGGAAGTCGCTCCCGTCAATTTCATTCCTTCCTATGTCGCCGCGGAGGTTCCTCATATCCGTAAAGTCCTTGTTAATAAAACGCCGACGAAAATGAATGATGTATTTGATATCGTCCTCCATGCAGGAATCGGGGAAACAGTTGCGAAAGTGCAGCAATACATTGCAGATGCACGTTGA
- a CDS encoding amino acid permease, with amino-acid sequence MTTKKWGLWILTAFVVGNMVGGGIFMIPASLAQVASPMGSALAWVATGLGVLMIALVFGSLVTRKPELKAGPQSYAQAMFSSPKAGNMAGYSMAWGYWAANWAATASVIISFAGYLSTFFPIMQSDRVLIAIGTFQLETGKALTFAVCTIVLWGIQWILARDFQRAGSINILATGAKVIGFLLYIIVTVSVFNAANLGSGFTFMDEKGQAVSVPSQINGAAITMLWAFIGIESAVMLSNRAKSQKDVKIATLLGLVISVLIYIGITLLTMGALSQEQLQQSQKPLVDALHAVIGSNGAYIMAILALISLFGSTIGWIVVSSEVPYQAAKEGLFPVFFAKTNRNGSPVRSLFITNFMTQIFLFSTISGTVNEAYNFAIVVATLAYLVPYLVSALYQLKLIITGETYENAKRIRIRDGIITTVALAYSVWVIKTGTADWHTFFLGIGLFVAGLILYPLLMKQKLSDDHKQTELQGT; translated from the coding sequence ATGACAACGAAAAAATGGGGTTTATGGATTTTAACCGCCTTTGTCGTCGGCAACATGGTCGGCGGTGGCATATTTATGATTCCGGCAAGCCTAGCGCAAGTCGCAAGCCCAATGGGATCAGCGCTTGCCTGGGTGGCAACCGGATTGGGAGTGCTCATGATTGCGCTTGTGTTCGGCAGTTTAGTGACAAGAAAGCCGGAATTGAAAGCGGGGCCGCAAAGCTACGCGCAGGCGATGTTTTCTTCGCCAAAAGCGGGAAACATGGCAGGCTACAGCATGGCATGGGGATATTGGGCGGCAAACTGGGCGGCGACCGCGTCTGTCATTATTTCTTTTGCCGGCTATTTAAGCACTTTTTTCCCGATTATGCAAAGCGACCGCGTTCTCATTGCCATCGGAACATTTCAATTAGAAACAGGAAAAGCGCTCACGTTTGCGGTTTGCACGATTGTATTATGGGGAATCCAATGGATTCTCGCCCGCGATTTTCAACGCGCGGGAAGCATTAATATTTTGGCAACGGGAGCGAAAGTCATCGGCTTTCTTCTTTATATTATTGTTACCGTCTCAGTGTTTAACGCCGCGAATCTTGGCAGCGGATTTACATTCATGGATGAAAAGGGACAAGCGGTATCCGTTCCAAGCCAAATCAACGGGGCGGCAATTACGATGCTGTGGGCATTTATCGGCATTGAATCAGCTGTTATGCTGTCAAACCGCGCGAAATCGCAAAAAGATGTGAAAATCGCGACATTGCTTGGATTAGTTATTTCGGTGCTTATTTACATAGGGATCACATTGTTAACAATGGGGGCTCTTTCACAAGAACAGCTGCAGCAATCGCAAAAGCCGCTCGTGGACGCGCTGCACGCAGTGATCGGCAGCAACGGGGCCTACATCATGGCGATTTTAGCGCTTATTTCCTTGTTCGGCTCGACAATCGGCTGGATTGTCGTCAGTTCGGAAGTTCCTTATCAAGCAGCAAAAGAAGGACTGTTTCCCGTTTTCTTTGCGAAAACGAATCGAAACGGCAGCCCTGTCCGTTCTTTGTTTATTACCAATTTCATGACGCAAATTTTTCTTTTTTCGACCATATCGGGAACAGTGAACGAAGCATATAATTTCGCGATTGTCGTCGCAACGCTCGCCTACTTAGTTCCGTATCTTGTCTCAGCATTGTATCAGCTGAAATTAATTATAACGGGAGAAACGTATGAAAACGCAAAACGCATTCGCATCCGGGACGGCATCATCACAACAGTGGCGCTAGCGTACTCGGTTTGGGTCATCAAAACGGGAACGGCAGATTGGCATACATTTTTCTTAGGCATCGGTCTATTTGTGGCCGGATTAATCCTATATCCATTGCTTATGAAGCAAAAACTAAGCGATGATCACAAACAGACAGAACTGCAAGGAACGTAA
- a CDS encoding DUF350 domain-containing protein, which produces MTYVMNFLFYTVLGLVLMGVGIGLFSLTTKFSERELIRQGNMAVALKLWGKALGLAIVIYAAWSNSVSLPDALLWGVIGIITQILVYFALEYIFTPKTNLAKKVEEGNLAVGFSLFAISIIVGLIVAGSMSY; this is translated from the coding sequence ATGACGTATGTGATGAATTTTCTGTTTTACACCGTGTTAGGACTTGTGCTGATGGGGGTCGGAATCGGCCTGTTCAGCTTAACGACGAAATTTTCCGAGCGCGAATTAATCCGCCAAGGCAATATGGCCGTGGCACTGAAATTGTGGGGCAAAGCGTTAGGATTGGCGATTGTCATTTACGCTGCCTGGAGCAACAGCGTCAGTTTGCCTGATGCTCTTCTATGGGGCGTCATTGGCATTATCACGCAAATTCTCGTGTATTTTGCGCTTGAATACATTTTCACGCCGAAAACCAACTTGGCCAAAAAAGTTGAGGAAGGCAATCTCGCGGTCGGGTTTAGCTTATTTGCCATTTCGATTATTGTCGGCTTGATTGTCGCCGGAAGCATGTCATATTAA
- a CDS encoding glutathionylspermidine synthase family protein has translation MYSVERHRQRRDRFYGAIPDFWADLYGAEYALFDYVMLTEKEAEQIRTATNRIGYLFRKTAGLLRRLPDETLRLLGFHPDTLPFLRIPALPAETVIARADLVHVGETFKLIELNADTPTFIRETFDINERVASFFHLRSPNKGEVHDVAEAILHAIWQSYRLLRRDGEPYVVFTSHEDHMEDRETVRYLQRISGIEAAYVPLHELYVVAEDVRLRGGGMLRRGLYDGEGRRIDVLYRQTYPLEHLVEDRSPDGTKVGVQLLGLWKEREVALINPPSAFLLQSKAVQALIWGLYEEGNPFFTEEERQWISEHFLPTYLDEEYFLDQQLMYVQKPAFGREGDTVVIKSGKGEPMVADIQQTYKDETPVYQQYMPLPETVVKTINGYETVRLLHTCFLINGKAMGIGLRAGGMITNNLSYYLPVMMKG, from the coding sequence ATGTATTCCGTTGAACGACACCGCCAGCGCCGCGACCGGTTTTACGGGGCAATCCCTGATTTTTGGGCTGACTTATACGGTGCAGAATATGCGTTGTTCGATTACGTTATGTTAACAGAAAAGGAAGCGGAGCAAATACGAACGGCAACAAACCGCATTGGCTATTTGTTTCGGAAAACTGCAGGCTTGTTGCGGCGGCTGCCCGATGAGACACTTCGATTGTTAGGGTTTCATCCAGATACGCTTCCGTTTTTGCGCATTCCCGCGCTTCCGGCGGAAACCGTGATCGCTCGGGCCGATCTTGTGCATGTTGGTGAAACGTTTAAGCTGATCGAATTGAACGCGGATACACCGACATTTATTCGCGAAACATTTGATATCAATGAGCGTGTTGCTTCCTTTTTTCATTTACGTTCGCCGAACAAAGGAGAAGTGCATGATGTCGCCGAAGCCATTCTGCATGCCATTTGGCAGTCATACCGTTTATTGCGTCGCGATGGAGAGCCGTATGTCGTATTTACTTCCCATGAAGATCATATGGAAGACCGCGAGACGGTCCGTTATTTGCAGCGCATCAGCGGAATAGAAGCGGCTTATGTGCCGCTTCATGAGCTCTATGTTGTGGCCGAGGATGTCCGGTTGCGTGGCGGCGGCATGTTGCGGCGCGGATTATATGATGGGGAAGGAAGGCGGATCGATGTGCTATACCGGCAAACATATCCGCTTGAACATTTAGTCGAAGATCGCTCTCCAGACGGAACGAAAGTAGGAGTGCAGCTGCTGGGACTGTGGAAGGAGCGGGAAGTCGCCCTCATCAATCCGCCATCCGCGTTTTTGCTTCAGTCGAAAGCGGTACAGGCGCTTATTTGGGGGCTGTATGAAGAAGGAAATCCGTTTTTCACAGAAGAGGAGCGTCAATGGATTTCCGAGCATTTTCTGCCGACTTATTTAGATGAAGAGTATTTTCTTGATCAGCAATTAATGTATGTGCAAAAACCAGCATTCGGGCGCGAAGGCGACACGGTCGTCATCAAAAGCGGAAAAGGCGAGCCGATGGTTGCCGATATCCAGCAAACATATAAGGACGAAACGCCTGTGTACCAACAATACATGCCGCTTCCCGAAACGGTGGTCAAAACCATCAACGGCTATGAAACGGTGAGGTTATTGCATACGTGTTTTTTAATTAACGGCAAAGCAATGGGAATCGGCCTGCGCGCGGGGGGAATGATTACAAATAACTTGTCTTATTATTTACCTGTAATGATGAAAGGATGA
- a CDS encoding TIGR03943 family putative permease subunit translates to MRFHFQQFLRAIILAGFSLFFIRLHVTDEITKYVNPKYVMMSQIAAGIFVLLLLIQIFRIWEPDGHPHCHAGCGHDHHSHVGVGKRVSFFIILFPLLVGFAFPPAVLNASLAEKKGTVLPPARASQQQDSLSAIDHQKALPNDNYLSQAEYKQKMERLKNQTVIVMNEEVFAPYYEEMQNHPESYRGKKIKVSGFVYKAAGLSSHQLVISRFLITHCLADASVIGFLTEFEKASQYQPDTWMEIEGTLQITTYNGVEVPVIKADKWKVIPQPSQPYIYPVLIKIL, encoded by the coding sequence ATGCGCTTTCATTTTCAGCAGTTTTTGCGGGCGATTATTTTAGCGGGTTTTTCGCTTTTTTTCATTCGCCTGCACGTTACAGATGAAATAACGAAATATGTGAATCCTAAATATGTCATGATGAGCCAAATTGCTGCTGGGATATTTGTGCTGCTGTTGCTCATTCAGATTTTCCGCATATGGGAACCAGACGGTCATCCGCATTGTCATGCCGGATGTGGGCACGATCATCATTCGCATGTTGGAGTGGGAAAACGGGTTAGTTTTTTCATTATCCTCTTTCCGCTGTTGGTTGGATTCGCTTTTCCGCCAGCTGTGCTCAATGCTTCCCTGGCCGAGAAAAAAGGAACCGTTCTTCCTCCAGCCCGTGCAAGCCAGCAACAAGACTCTTTATCGGCCATCGATCATCAAAAGGCTTTGCCTAACGATAACTATCTTTCCCAAGCGGAGTACAAGCAAAAAATGGAGAGGCTAAAAAACCAAACGGTCATCGTGATGAACGAAGAGGTGTTTGCTCCTTATTATGAGGAAATGCAAAATCATCCGGAAAGCTACCGTGGAAAGAAAATCAAAGTAAGCGGGTTTGTATACAAAGCAGCGGGATTGAGTTCTCATCAACTTGTAATCTCGAGGTTTCTCATAACTCATTGCCTTGCAGATGCCAGCGTGATAGGATTTTTAACCGAATTTGAAAAGGCAAGCCAATATCAGCCAGATACATGGATGGAAATAGAAGGAACTTTACAGATTACCACATACAACGGAGTGGAGGTCCCGGTCATCAAAGCAGATAAATGGAAGGTCATCCCCCAACCTTCACAGCCTTATATTTATCCGGTATTAATCAAAATTTTATAA
- a CDS encoding permease, protein MYRRFSSTLIDITGIVVTAIAAYFMLASQFIGAAWSRKLPDSFQQFSTIFLSIIIEAIPFVLIGVIIAGCIQIFVTEGQIRRWIPKNRFLAVIMGCVVGAFFPACECGIVPIVRRLVAKGVPLHAAVGFLLTGPLINPIVILSTYMAFGNDGTIAALRMGIGFIDALIIALAISFLFPSNQLKAAAVPDVREHVKRVSLFQQLEEVFKHSIDEFFDMGKYLIIGACIAALMQTYVHTKSLSLFGDGDFGKTIVMMGLAYFLSLCSEADVFIAASLKGLFPISSILAFLVYGPMIDLKNTIMLLSGFRAKFVLVLFVFITFVVFVSVHLTKMMQGGGM, encoded by the coding sequence ATGTATCGTCGGTTTTCTTCTACGTTAATTGATATAACCGGGATTGTTGTGACCGCGATTGCTGCTTATTTTATGCTGGCCAGTCAGTTTATAGGGGCAGCGTGGTCGAGGAAACTTCCAGATTCCTTTCAGCAATTTAGTACGATTTTTTTAAGCATTATCATTGAAGCGATTCCGTTTGTGCTGATTGGTGTTATCATTGCCGGATGTATCCAAATTTTTGTTACAGAAGGACAAATCCGGCGCTGGATTCCGAAAAATCGGTTTCTCGCCGTCATAATGGGGTGTGTCGTTGGAGCTTTTTTTCCTGCGTGTGAATGCGGAATTGTGCCGATTGTGCGAAGACTGGTAGCAAAAGGAGTGCCGCTGCATGCCGCGGTCGGCTTTCTGTTGACGGGGCCGCTGATAAATCCGATCGTCATTTTGTCCACGTATATGGCGTTTGGAAATGATGGCACCATCGCGGCATTGCGAATGGGGATTGGCTTTATCGATGCTTTGATCATTGCCTTGGCTATAAGTTTCTTATTTCCGTCTAATCAGCTGAAAGCGGCCGCTGTGCCGGATGTACGGGAACATGTTAAACGTGTGTCATTGTTTCAGCAATTGGAGGAAGTGTTCAAACATTCGATTGATGAGTTTTTTGATATGGGAAAGTATTTAATTATTGGCGCTTGTATCGCTGCGTTGATGCAGACATATGTACATACTAAATCTCTATCCCTTTTTGGTGATGGCGATTTCGGAAAGACCATCGTCATGATGGGACTGGCCTATTTCTTATCATTGTGTTCGGAAGCGGACGTGTTTATCGCGGCTTCATTGAAAGGATTGTTTCCAATTTCTTCTATACTCGCGTTTTTAGTTTACGGACCGATGATTGACTTGAAAAATACGATTATGCTGTTGAGTGGATTTCGGGCTAAGTTTGTGCTCGTTTTGTTTGTTTTTATTACTTTCGTTGTGTTCGTAAGCGTGCATCTAACGAAGATGATGCAAGGGGGTGGAATGTGA
- a CDS encoding LXG domain-containing protein produces MRVLDVSDLENGIKELKAILKAQKEQINNIKDDMQSFTHSESFYAGEGAKAIRFFYNECHIPFLRFLENFIDNYQRFLVNLGKSLNNLEPANNGFIRESFLEYEIASALQRMKNTVKDLVDEANGYMNEVNDIVYLTRLDDQRFMHGLKKAEDYAAETVEDLRKFDSEQTKEISSLEADLQIMKNYIALIESMFCQEDFSVLSFNLGKLNSHPDYRTLTVKLRKDEMKERVYPFTDFFATINEKLSTGDNIIIGTRLVAFLASMQVAKGLQIKYIRQAPTLWQKIKGDYRFAVKAPPSWTSETKHESPLAKFIIKVMRKEPVSWYEKILHKIFSSYRSPSDFIKHMAGYPKNIEGILTGEEFRNALIDRVSAGVKETTEAATKAKGMQTVANNIPRAGTYITIGANITEYVSPENQNKSSAERIGRVLTGIAVDTFAINVGTRVGILIGSIGGPPGMIIGGAAGAFVGGTASSLFGDKIKDAGGKVVDEAADAIKEVEIPASIKKWFS; encoded by the coding sequence GTGAGAGTCTTAGATGTCTCTGATTTAGAAAATGGAATCAAGGAATTAAAAGCCATACTAAAAGCGCAAAAGGAACAAATAAATAACATTAAAGATGATATGCAATCATTTACACATTCCGAGTCTTTTTACGCTGGTGAAGGTGCCAAGGCTATTCGCTTTTTTTATAACGAGTGCCACATTCCGTTTTTACGGTTTCTCGAAAATTTCATCGATAACTATCAAAGATTTCTCGTTAACTTAGGAAAATCACTGAATAATTTAGAACCGGCAAATAACGGATTTATTCGCGAAAGCTTTTTGGAATATGAGATTGCTTCAGCATTACAGCGAATGAAAAACACTGTCAAGGACTTAGTCGACGAGGCCAATGGTTATATGAATGAAGTAAACGATATCGTTTACTTGACAAGATTAGACGATCAGCGTTTTATGCACGGATTAAAAAAAGCGGAAGATTATGCGGCAGAAACAGTGGAAGATTTGCGGAAGTTTGATTCTGAACAGACGAAAGAAATCAGCAGTTTGGAAGCTGATCTTCAAATCATGAAAAATTATATTGCGCTTATCGAGTCGATGTTTTGCCAAGAAGATTTTTCGGTTTTATCGTTTAACCTGGGGAAGCTAAACAGTCATCCAGATTATAGAACGCTGACGGTTAAATTGCGAAAGGATGAAATGAAGGAAAGGGTATATCCTTTCACTGATTTTTTCGCCACAATAAACGAAAAATTAAGTACAGGAGATAATATCATTATTGGCACAAGGCTTGTGGCGTTTCTCGCTTCCATGCAAGTAGCGAAAGGTTTGCAAATAAAATATATTCGTCAAGCACCGACCTTATGGCAAAAAATAAAAGGCGACTATCGATTCGCGGTGAAAGCTCCCCCTTCATGGACAAGCGAAACAAAACACGAATCGCCCCTGGCTAAATTCATTATCAAAGTGATGAGAAAAGAACCTGTTAGTTGGTATGAAAAAATACTGCATAAAATTTTTTCTAGTTACCGGAGTCCATCAGACTTTATTAAACATATGGCAGGATACCCTAAAAATATTGAAGGCATATTGACCGGGGAAGAGTTCAGAAATGCATTGATAGACCGGGTATCGGCAGGGGTTAAAGAAACAACTGAAGCTGCAACGAAAGCGAAGGGAATGCAGACAGTAGCTAATAACATACCAAGAGCAGGGACTTACATTACTATTGGTGCCAATATAACAGAGTATGTAAGTCCAGAAAATCAAAATAAAAGTTCGGCAGAACGGATTGGCCGTGTTTTAACTGGAATTGCAGTAGATACATTTGCTATAAACGTAGGAACAAGAGTGGGAATCCTGATTGGCAGTATAGGAGGACCGCCGGGGATGATTATAGGCGGGGCGGCCGGAGCGTTTGTAGGCGGAACCGCTAGTTCGCTGTTTGGCGATAAAATAAAAGACGCTGGGGGAAAAGTAGTTGACGAGGCGGCAGATGCGATTAAAGAGGTTGAAATACCGGCATCAATAAAAAAGTGGTTTAGCTAG
- a CDS encoding YwqI/YxiC family protein, whose protein sequence is MNGEIHIRFAQVEKKLRQLQNTTEALTISYLSSIAGENELDVVRKLDELNGELRHLLEKYKTLLLSNIQSTFHSLDAMKETDQAISSSIIGKSQRGEE, encoded by the coding sequence GTGAATGGCGAAATCCATATACGATTTGCACAGGTAGAAAAAAAGCTTCGTCAACTGCAAAACACCACGGAAGCGTTAACTATTTCCTATCTTTCGTCTATAGCCGGAGAAAATGAGCTAGATGTTGTGAGGAAATTGGATGAACTTAATGGCGAACTACGTCATCTTTTAGAAAAATATAAAACGCTCCTGCTTTCTAATATACAATCCACCTTTCATTCTCTTGATGCCATGAAGGAAACGGACCAAGCGATAAGTTCCTCTATTATCGGAAAGAGCCAAAGGGGAGAGGAATGA
- a CDS encoding DUF5082 domain-containing protein, which yields MTLASYYSLLRKKEEELQRVYHCEAKLLNSQAEFQAYQRFVMEPELSSNTWDGKKAEKFQQIRHEDMLESYQDMMEQQFSVVFDQLSAKANDIKEEINLIRQMIAQLEAQQAEQ from the coding sequence ATGACCCTTGCTTCCTATTACTCTTTATTGCGCAAGAAGGAAGAAGAATTACAGCGTGTTTACCATTGTGAAGCAAAGTTGTTGAATTCGCAGGCGGAGTTCCAGGCTTATCAGCGTTTTGTAATGGAACCTGAACTATCGTCTAACACGTGGGATGGAAAGAAGGCAGAAAAATTCCAGCAAATAAGACATGAAGATATGTTGGAATCCTATCAAGATATGATGGAACAGCAATTTTCCGTGGTTTTCGATCAGCTTTCGGCGAAAGCGAATGACATCAAGGAAGAAATTAATTTGATTAGACAAATGATTGCGCAACTAGAAGCACAGCAAGCAGAGCAATAG
- the copZ gene encoding copper chaperone CopZ, which produces MTTTLQVQGMTCNHCKMAVTNALQELEGVNRVEVHLDKGTVDVDYDETKVSLDQLKEAIEEQGYDVK; this is translated from the coding sequence ATGACAACGACATTACAAGTGCAAGGAATGACATGCAACCATTGCAAAATGGCAGTTACGAATGCGCTTCAAGAGCTAGAAGGAGTCAACCGCGTCGAAGTTCATCTTGATAAAGGCACCGTCGATGTTGATTATGATGAAACGAAAGTCAGCTTGGACCAATTGAAAGAAGCCATTGAAGAACAAGGGTATGATGTAAAGTAA